Sequence from the Bacillus sp. BGMRC 2118 genome:
TAATAATGATTGAAGAGTCACTCGCGATTGTAGAGTGACTCTTTTTTACTATAGCCGAAACTACAAATAGACAAGGCTTTCTTCAGGCGATTGTTAGATAGGATAGGTTACAAGGGGGAGTAGTAATGATCTATATCTTAGGATATATTCTACTTATTAATATACTTGGTTTTTATGTGATGTACCAAGATAAACTAAAAGCAAAGAGAAATGAATGGAGAACCCCAGAGCGCACATTATGGATGTATGCCTTCGTAGGCGGAGTATTTGGGGTTTATTCAGGAATGAGAGTATTTCGTCACAAAACAAAACATCGTTCATTTAAATATGGATTGCCATTTGTGATGGTCGCCTATTTAACTATTTTTGTATTCTTGTTGCAGAAATTGTCATAATGGCCCGTACCACTGTATATAGTAGAGAGTAGTTTGTCATTTACTGGTCAACCAACTAGGAGGAGTCCATCATGAACCAATCAATGACGATGCTATTTGCATTTTTAGAGTCAAGTGGGTTTTGGGCACCATTTGTTTTTTTACTATTCCATAGTATACGACAATTTTTATTTATTCCTGTAGCCGTATTATGTGTAGTAGGTGGTATCCTCTTTGGATCGATAATGGGAGCAATTTATTCTTTAACTGGACTGACAATCTCATGCATTTTATTTTACTTTTTATATCAATCGATGCCTAAGCTATTCAACAAGATTCATAGGATGAAAGACAAATGGACAGGAAATCGCTTATCTTTTTCCCCAGGACAAATTGCCTTGTTACGTTGTATTCCATTTATGCAATATAACTTACTTTCACTTATTTTACTGGAGAGGAAGAAGAACTTTTTCTCTTATACGAAGCAGTCATTCTTAACGAATATACCTGTAGCAGTGCTCTACACATTGTTCGGACAGTCTATAAGCAGGCTCTCACCTACTATTATTTTAGTTGTCCTCTTTACGATGACAGTCATGTTTTATATGCTAAGGGAGAAGCAGAATTACCTGAAATGGAAAGAGTTTTTTCCAGATAAGGCCGCTTAAAAAAAGGAGTGTAAATCTACTGATTTAGCACTCCTTTTTTTTGTTGTCTAACTGGTTCATTTTACCTATTTGTTACATTTTTGTAACAGAAAAGAGGAGCTTAGACATACAGAGATTTCCATGGTAAATAGTGTATAATTACGATGATTTACCCATATATTACTACGTATGCGTGATAAAAGCCTATTAGATTGATAGTAATTTAATAACACGTAACCAATATATTACTTCAATAGGGAATATAAAGGAGAGGTTATTTTTGATTGTTACATTGTTTGACCGTGACAGAGTCTTTCACTCTGTACTCCCCAATAAAATTACTGGAAGGTATGTGTTGGAAACAGTTGATGAGAATCAAAACACAATAGATTTGATTGCCATTGAGGCAGATGAAGAAAAGTGGTATGTCAAATCAAATAAAAATGCATTTTTGCAAGATTCCCAAGGTAATAGACTAACAAAATGCTATGTAGAGGCATTTAAAACATATACGATACATCGGGACAAAGGGCCTACTGCTTTGTTATACATAGAACCTCCTACAGATGATCGGAATATCTATACGAAGCATACAGTCAAAAATGAGGTAATTAGAATAGGAAGAGGACAGGAAAATCATATCTGCTTTTCTAATAAACTTGTTTCTGGTACGCATTGTATGATTAAGTTTCATTCAAATGGGCATGCCACCATTCAAGATCAACATAGTGCCAACGGAACTTACGTAAATGGCAGGAAAATAAGAGAAGCAGTCCTTTCTATAGGTGATGTTATATACATTATGGGATTAAAGATTATATATAACAACGAGTTACTTACATTAAATAACCCTCATGGTTTGGTCTTGTTAGACCGAAAATCCTTCGAACCTTTCAAGGTTGATCAGCCAATCGTTCAAGTAGAGGAGAATCTTGATGAATTACAAATTGTAGAATCCAATGACAATTTGTTTTTTAGGTCACCGAGATTTAAGAGGGATATTAGACGAGCAACTATCAAAATTGATCCACCTCCGCAACCAACAAACATGGAAGAAACTCCTTTAATGCTCATGTTAGGCCCATCCATCACAATGGGTATGGCCTCTCTATTTACAGCATTATTTATGCTGCAAAATGTCATGAGTTCAAACGGCAACATTCGTACCGCCATACCAATGCTCGTCATGTCAGTGAGTATGTTAATCGGTATGATCTTATGGCCAATCTTAACAAAACGTTATGAAAAGAAGAAAAAGAGAGAACTTGAAAAAAAGCGCCAAGAAAAATATATACATTATCTTGAAGAAACGAAAAATGTAATTGAGAAAGAATGTCAGCATCAAGAGGGAATTTTAAGAGAGAATCATGTTTCTCTAGAAGAACATATACAAAGAATTAATAAAAGAGAGAGAAATCTATGGGAGCGTGCTGTTGGTCAGAATGATTTTTTAAAAGTAAGAATTGGGTTAGGTGATGTTCCCCTAGATGCAGAAATAAAATATCCAGAGAAAAAGTTTACTCTTGATGATGATAATCTTCAGGAAGAACTATATAAGCTTGCAGATACACCAAAGATGTTAAGAAATGTGCCTGTCACATTATCACTGATTGAGGAGAAAATTAGTGGTGTAATTGGTAACCGGGATTTGGTGAAGGATTTTGTAAAGGGATTAATCATTCAACTAACAACTCTGCATAGTTACGACGAATTGAAG
This genomic interval carries:
- a CDS encoding TVP38/TMEM64 family protein, which encodes MNQSMTMLFAFLESSGFWAPFVFLLFHSIRQFLFIPVAVLCVVGGILFGSIMGAIYSLTGLTISCILFYFLYQSMPKLFNKIHRMKDKWTGNRLSFSPGQIALLRCIPFMQYNLLSLILLERKKNFFSYTKQSFLTNIPVAVLYTLFGQSISRLSPTIILVVLFTMTVMFYMLREKQNYLKWKEFFPDKAA
- a CDS encoding DUF1294 domain-containing protein — its product is MIYILGYILLINILGFYVMYQDKLKAKRNEWRTPERTLWMYAFVGGVFGVYSGMRVFRHKTKHRSFKYGLPFVMVAYLTIFVFLLQKLS